In Chanos chanos chromosome 14, fChaCha1.1, whole genome shotgun sequence, the sequence TGCTTACTGCGGAACGTACTCAAGAAAGGGCAACTCTTAGGCTGTCATAGAGCATCCGTACCGCTGACAAGAGACGACTAGTCATGTGCAGTGTTTGATGGGCAGGATGGTCTGATGAAATCTTGTCACTCCCATAACAGGTTCAACAGGCTGGATTACCTATACCTCAACGCTGGAATCATGCCCAACCCCCAGCTAGACATCAAGGCCTTTTTCCGAGGGCTGTTCTCAAGGTGTAGTACCCTGCTCAGGTCTTTCTTCCCTGGTCTTTTTCTACATGTGACAGTTTGTCTTGTTCACTCCTAATGAAAGACAGTTGGCACATGCCTGTGCTTATGTAGTTTATGTGTTCTCCTGTCATTAATGTAGTGGGGTTTGATgttgacatgtttttgtgtttgtttacagcaaTGTCATTCGCATGTTTGCTACTGCAGAGGGCATTCTTACCCAGCAGGACAAAGTGACCTCTGACGGGATCCAGGAGGTGTTTGTGACCAATCTCTTTGGTCATTTCCTTCTGGTGAGTGACAATCAGCAGCCTCTAGCAGACGAATAAACAGTTGGCATCACGCTGCCAGAGTGGACGTTTAAATCATGTTCTTGATACATTTACAAGCAATCACCGCGATATGTCCACTCCGGAATGCATCGCATGAGTGAGAAGAGCCATTAAAATTGGGCCTGGAATCAAGAACATATCGATTTGTCGCACTCTCACCCTGAATCTTAAGATAAAAACTTTTGGAACACTGTTCAGGAGGAAAGATGGGGAACGAGAGTGTCCCGCTGTGCCGTATATCTTCTCTGTAAATGTCAGATGATCCATTTCTCTCAGACAAGCTGTCACTCTGCACTGCGCCTCATCAATTTTTCAGTGaagagtctgtctgtgttcaggcACCATGCTGCGTCCACCTCATTTCACGTCATACTTTGGAATCCCAGATATATTCACCTGAGGGTCTCCTGAGATGAAATTCTAGGCTAATTCTAGACTGAGTTAAGTAGGACATCTTACCGGatggtcctctgtgtgtgtgtgtgtgtgtgtgtgtgtgtgtgtgcgtgcgtgcgtgcgtgtgtgtgtgtgtgtggtgtcattGTGGCTATATTAAATTTTTCATAggctgtgttgggttgtgtgtgaCCGTGTGAAGGACGGAGGTATTGCATTCCGGTGACACGTGACACCCAAAGGGGTTTCTGTTTCAGCTCTGccactcttttctctcctccgtCTTGGGGTCATACAAGTAACACACACCTGTAAACTgctctccctacctctctccttctcttcaccTCTGGGCGTATGCAAACACAGTCTGCCTGGCTCTGTGAGATGGCTAAACAGGTTGGGGGCCAAAGTGGGATATCCCAACAGAATTGCCTCTTGTTAACAATCTAATCTATCACTGAAGATTGTCCAATGAGAAAATATACAAAGGGcgacaaaaaaaagatttgtgacAAAGGATAATGCAGTCTTTACCTAAGTGCCAAAAATCAATTGATTTTCACTAAGCTTCACATTTCCTTATGGCTCCCGCCCAAGACAAGATCTCATTTAAGGTCCTCTCACATTTCTTCTATcactacataaaacaaaaataacaacaacaacaaaatgactaAATGCCACCTGACCAGTCAGTTTCctctaaaccacacacacacacacacacatacacacactgcctccaCAAATTAGTATGTTTTGTCAGGTCTTCCCAGGCATGTCTGTTTCTGAGGGGAAGCTGCTGATTGGCTCTGCTTGGTCAGGTGATTGttatcactcactctctctggccTGTGGGTGTTTGTCCCATAGGTGAGAGAGCTGGAGCCCTTGCTGTGCCAGGCTGGCCGTTCCTCTCAGGTCATCTGGACGTCGTCCAGTAACGCCCGCCGTTCTGCCTTTAGTCTGGACGACATTCAGCACAGAGAGGGCAGAGAACCCTACAGCTCCTCTAAATATGCCTCTGACCTACTCAGCCTGGCCCTTAACCgacaccacaacaaacaggCAAGTTTACACCCAGACCACAGAGATTATACCACCTCAGTGTCCACCCGCgacacagattacagattacagagtGCCGACCTTACACCTGGGCTACAAGGAATACAGGCAGGATGATTCATAGCTGTACAACCAGAGATTATGGTCCTAAGAGATTCTGGTACTAAACTGACACTACAGCAGGGAGAGATGTAGTGTTTAAACTTGGCCTGTATTACAGCTTTGTCTCCTCCTTTAAGGTACCAGTCTGtgacatgtttttaaattaccAGTCTGTGACATGTTTTTAAGTTACTAGTCTGTGACATGTTTTTAAGTTACCAGTCTGTGACATGTTATTAGGTTACCAGTCTGTGACATGTTTTTAAGTTACCAGTCTGTGACATGTTTTTAAGTTACTAGTCTGTGACATGTTTTTAAGTTACAGTCTGTGACATTAAGGTACCAGTCTGTGACATTAAGGTACCAGTCTGCATTATTACAGATACATTATGTTCACTCTTTAGAGTGAACTCTGTGCGATCTGTATGTTTTCTTACGGAAATGGATGTGTATAATAGCTATATCGATAATCAATGTGTCATGTCTCTGTAAGAATGTATTGTTGTTTGATTCCCACATAGTTTGTAGTGTTGCCTCATTTGGCATGTGATATTAGGTAGCTGCTATGTACACGTAGGTGCACTTACACAGTCATAACAAAAATAATGGTACTGTTATGACATGTGTATAGAGACTAGAGACAATACTCCATATAGAACTACTCTACATAACAGTGCCTGGTGCAGCCTGTGGATAATTCATGTGGGTTTCAGATGTTTTCTGaaccactgtgtgtatgttttgctgtgtttgtcagGGGTTGTATTCATCTGTGATTTGTCCAGGCCTTGTGATGACTAACCTGACCTATGGCATCCTGCCCTCATTCTTCTGGTCTCTCATTATGCCCATAATGTGGTTGGTAAGTTTACACTATCACCACAGTACCACTTACACACCTTTTCTACTCTACTGACACTCTACTCACTCCGTTCACTctactgactgtgtgtgtgtgtgtgtgtgtgtgtgtgtgtgtgtgtgtgtgcatgtgtgtgtgtgtgtgtgtctgtgtctgtgtctgtctgtctgtgtgtgtatgtgtgtgtgtgtgtctgtctgtctgcgtctgtgtgtctgtgtgtgtgtgtgtgtgtgtgtgtgtgtgtgtgcataatgtGGTTGGTAAGTTTACACTATCACCACAGTACCACTTACACGCCTTTTCTACTCTGTATTTGAATACAGAGTACATGTTAGAATatacactctgtgtctgtgtgtgtgtgtgtgtgtgtgtgtgtgtgtgcataatgtGGTTGGTAAGTTTACACTATCACCACAGTACCACTTACACGCCTTTTCTACTCTGTATTTGAATACAGAGTACATGTTAGAATatacactctgtgtctgtgtgtgtgtgtgtgtgtgtgtgtgtgtgtgggcgtgcatgtgtacatatatgcatataagACGCtaatctgtgtgactgtgtgttggtaggtgtgtgtgtggctgtgtgtatgtatgtgtgtggctgtgtatgtgtggctgtgtgtgtgtgtgtgtgtgtgtgtgtgtgtgtatgtgtgtggctgtgtgtgtgggcgtgcatgtgtacatacatgtataaaAGATACttatctgtgtgactgtgtgttggtaggTGTGTCTTTGACACTCTGTTTCTGAGctttcttcctgtgtgtgttatttacacAGATAAGAATTTTCACCAACACTTTCACCCTCACACCTTATAATGGAGCAGAGGCTTTGGTATGTAAACAAGCCAAATGGCATtgtcttccactctctctccctctctctctctctctctctctctctctcttcttctctctctctctctctccctctctctctctcttcttctctctctctctctctctctctctctcttcttctctctctctctctctctctctctctactctctctctcttcttctctctctctctttctctctctctcttcttcttctctccctctctctta encodes:
- the hsd17b7 gene encoding 3-keto-steroid reductase/17-beta-hydroxysteroid dehydrogenase 7 — protein: MGKVVLVTGANSGIGLALCERLLAQDSQLQLCLACRNMQRAESARRALLTSHANAQVSLLQLDVGNLCSVLRAAQEVKQRFNRLDYLYLNAGIMPNPQLDIKAFFRGLFSSNVIRMFATAEGILTQQDKVTSDGIQEVFVTNLFGHFLLVRELEPLLCQAGRSSQVIWTSSSNARRSAFSLDDIQHREGREPYSSSKYASDLLSLALNRHHNKQGLYSSVICPGLVMTNLTYGILPSFFWSLIMPIMWLIRIFTNTFTLTPYNGAEALFWLFMQKPESLDPMVKYHSLTSGLGNNYTAARKMDIDENTAESLYEQLLELEDRVRKRLKEEDSGIKA